The following coding sequences lie in one Salarias fasciatus chromosome 7 unlocalized genomic scaffold, fSalaFa1.1 super_scaffold_4, whole genome shotgun sequence genomic window:
- the nup54 gene encoding nucleoporin p54 isoform X2 — protein sequence MAFSFGGATSNPAATLTAPSFGAAATTTAAPATGFSFGSTSTGAFGGFGTTTTTAAAPGSTFSFAAPSSTTGGLFGNTQNKGFGFSSGLGAGGAAGTSGFGTGLGTTGLGGFGGFNIQPTQQQGGLFGQQAQQQQGQAQPTQLYQQVTALSAPTLLGDERDSILAKWNQLQAYWGTGKGYYSTSSPPVDFTLENPFCRFKAVGYSCVPVSKDEDGLVVLVLNKKEAEVRAQQQQLVESLHKVLGSNQTLTVNVDGVKSLLSDQTEVIVYVVERSPNGTSKRIPASTLFSYLEQANVKLQLTQLGVAMSVTRTELTPAQRKQLLQSAPAGVDPIIWEQAKVDNPDPEKLIPVPMVSFKELLRRLQIQEQMTKQHQTRVDIISNDISELQKNQATTVAKIAQYKRKLMDLSHRVLQVLIKQEIQRKSGYAIQVDEEHLRVQLDTIQSELNAPTQFKGRLNELMSQIRMQNHFGAVRSEERYSVDADLLREIKQHLKQQQDGLSHLISVIKDDLEDIKLIEHGLSDSVHMRGGILS from the exons CTCTCACGGCTCCCAGCTTCGgagccgccgccaccaccacggCCGCCCCGGCCACCGGGTTCAGCTTCGGCTCCACCAGCACTG GCGCCTTCGGCGGCTTCGGGACCAcgaccaccaccgccgccgcgccgGGCTCCACCTTCAGCTTCGCCGCCCCGTCCAGCACCACAG GAGGATTGTTCGGCAACACGCAGAACAAAGGCTTCGGCTTCTCGTCCGGCCTCGgcgccggcggcgccgccgggaCGTCGGGCTTCGGGACCGGACTGGGAACAACCGGCCTGGGCGGGTTCGGAGGCTTTAACATCCAGCCGACGCAGCAGCAGG gcggCCTGTTCGGCcagcaggcccagcagcagcagggccaggCTCAGCCCACGCAGCTGTACCAGCAGGTGACGGCGCTGTCGGCCCCCACCCTGCTGGGGGACGAGCGGGACTCCATCCTGGCCAAGTGGAACCAGCTGCAGGCCTACTGGGGCACCGGGAAGGGCTACTACAGCACCAGCAGCCCCCCGGTGGACTTCACCCTGGAGAACCCCTTCTGCAGGTTCAAG GCGGTCGGCTACAGCTGCGTCCCCGTGAGCAAGGACGAGGACggcctggtggtcctggtcctcaaCAAGAAGGAGGCGGAGGTGcgggcgcagcagcagcagctggtggagtcGCTGCACAAGGTCCTGGGGAGCAACCAGACGCTCACCGTCAACGTGGACGGCGTCAAGTCCCTGCTGAGCGACCA GACGGAGGTCATCGTCTACGTGGTGGAGCGCTCCCCCAACGGCACGTCCAAGCGGATCCCGGCCAGCACGCTCTTCAGCTACCTGGAGCAGGCCAACGTCAAGCTGCAGCTCACGCAGCTGGGCGTGGCCATGTCCGTCACCCGCACCGAGCTCACGCCCGCGCAGCgcaagcagctgctgcagagcgccccCGCAG GAGTGGATCCCATCATCTGGGAGCAGGCCAAAGTGGACAACCCCGACCCGGAGAA GTTGATCCCCGTGCCGATGGTGAGCTTCAAGGAGCTGCTCCGCCGGCTGCAGATCCAGGAGCAGATGACCAAACAGCACCAGACCCGAGTGGAC ATCATCTCCAACGACATCAGTGAGCTTCAGAAGAACCAGGCGACCACGGTGGCCAAGATCGCCCAGTACAAGAGGAAGCTGATGGACCTGTCCCACCGGGTGCTGCAG GTGCTGATCAAGCAGGAGATCCAGAGGAAGAGCGGCTACGCCATCCAGGTGGACGAGGAGCACCTGAGGGTGCAGCTGGACACCATCCAGTCCGAACTCAACGCCCCCACACAGTTCAAG ggtcGCCTCAACGAGCTGATGTCCCAGATCCGGATGCAGAACCACTTCGGCGCCGTGCGGTCCGAGGAGCGTTACAGCGTGGACGCAGACCTCCTCCGAGAAATCAAGCAG cacctgaagcagcagcaggacggcctGAGCCACCTGATCAGCGTCATCAAAGACGACCTGGAGGACATCAAGCTCATCGAGCACGGGCTGAGCGACAGCGTCCACATGAGAGGAGGCATcctgagctga
- the nup54 gene encoding nucleoporin p54 isoform X3, giving the protein MAFSFGGATSNPAASTSGFSFGSFGAKTTAPTAFGFGAATSTTASSGFSTLTAPSFGAAATTTAAPATGFSFGSTSTGFGGLGAGAAAAGGFSFGGFGLNANPAAVSFNVGCFGTATTTGSVFNFGNSLASTGAFGGFGTTTTTAAAPGSTFSFAAPSSTTGGLFGNTQNKGFGFSSGLGAGGAAGTSGFGTGLGTTGLGGFGGFNIQPTQQQGGLFGQQAQQQQGQAQPTQLYQQVTALSAPTLLGDERDSILAKWNQLQAYWGTGKGYYSTSSPPVDFTLENPFCRFKAVGYSCVPVSKDEDGLVVLVLNKKEAEVRAQQQQLVESLHKVLGSNQTLTVNVDGVKSLLSDQTEVIVYVVERSPNGTSKRIPASTLFSYLEQANVKLQLTQLGVAMSVTRTELTPAQRKQLLQSAPAGVDPIIWEQAKVDNPDPEKLIPVPMVSFKELLRRLQIQEQMTKQHQTRVDIISNDISELQKNQATTVAKIAQYKRKLMDLSHRVLQVLIKQEIQRKSGYAIQVDEEHLRVQLDTIQSELNAPTQFKGRLNELMSQIRMQNHFGAVRSEERYSVDADLLREIKQHLKQQQDGLSHLISVIKDDLEDIKLIEHGLSDSVHMRGGILS; this is encoded by the exons CTCTCACGGCTCCCAGCTTCGgagccgccgccaccaccacggCCGCCCCGGCCACCGGGTTCAGCTTCGGCTCCACCAGCACTG GATTTGGGGGGCTGGGAGCCGGAGCCGCGGCGGCTGGTGGGTTTAGTTTTGGGGGGTTCGGGTTAAATGCCAACCCGGCAGCAGTCAGCTTTAATGTGGGGTGCTTTGGTACAGCTACCACCACTGGCAGTGTTTTCAATTTTGGTAATAGCCTGGCTAGCACAG GCGCCTTCGGCGGCTTCGGGACCAcgaccaccaccgccgccgcgccgGGCTCCACCTTCAGCTTCGCCGCCCCGTCCAGCACCACAG GAGGATTGTTCGGCAACACGCAGAACAAAGGCTTCGGCTTCTCGTCCGGCCTCGgcgccggcggcgccgccgggaCGTCGGGCTTCGGGACCGGACTGGGAACAACCGGCCTGGGCGGGTTCGGAGGCTTTAACATCCAGCCGACGCAGCAGCAGG gcggCCTGTTCGGCcagcaggcccagcagcagcagggccaggCTCAGCCCACGCAGCTGTACCAGCAGGTGACGGCGCTGTCGGCCCCCACCCTGCTGGGGGACGAGCGGGACTCCATCCTGGCCAAGTGGAACCAGCTGCAGGCCTACTGGGGCACCGGGAAGGGCTACTACAGCACCAGCAGCCCCCCGGTGGACTTCACCCTGGAGAACCCCTTCTGCAGGTTCAAG GCGGTCGGCTACAGCTGCGTCCCCGTGAGCAAGGACGAGGACggcctggtggtcctggtcctcaaCAAGAAGGAGGCGGAGGTGcgggcgcagcagcagcagctggtggagtcGCTGCACAAGGTCCTGGGGAGCAACCAGACGCTCACCGTCAACGTGGACGGCGTCAAGTCCCTGCTGAGCGACCA GACGGAGGTCATCGTCTACGTGGTGGAGCGCTCCCCCAACGGCACGTCCAAGCGGATCCCGGCCAGCACGCTCTTCAGCTACCTGGAGCAGGCCAACGTCAAGCTGCAGCTCACGCAGCTGGGCGTGGCCATGTCCGTCACCCGCACCGAGCTCACGCCCGCGCAGCgcaagcagctgctgcagagcgccccCGCAG GAGTGGATCCCATCATCTGGGAGCAGGCCAAAGTGGACAACCCCGACCCGGAGAA GTTGATCCCCGTGCCGATGGTGAGCTTCAAGGAGCTGCTCCGCCGGCTGCAGATCCAGGAGCAGATGACCAAACAGCACCAGACCCGAGTGGAC ATCATCTCCAACGACATCAGTGAGCTTCAGAAGAACCAGGCGACCACGGTGGCCAAGATCGCCCAGTACAAGAGGAAGCTGATGGACCTGTCCCACCGGGTGCTGCAG GTGCTGATCAAGCAGGAGATCCAGAGGAAGAGCGGCTACGCCATCCAGGTGGACGAGGAGCACCTGAGGGTGCAGCTGGACACCATCCAGTCCGAACTCAACGCCCCCACACAGTTCAAG ggtcGCCTCAACGAGCTGATGTCCCAGATCCGGATGCAGAACCACTTCGGCGCCGTGCGGTCCGAGGAGCGTTACAGCGTGGACGCAGACCTCCTCCGAGAAATCAAGCAG cacctgaagcagcagcaggacggcctGAGCCACCTGATCAGCGTCATCAAAGACGACCTGGAGGACATCAAGCTCATCGAGCACGGGCTGAGCGACAGCGTCCACATGAGAGGAGGCATcctgagctga
- the nup54 gene encoding nucleoporin p54 isoform X1, with amino-acid sequence MAFSFGGATSNPAASTSGFSFGSFGAKTTAPTAFGFGAATSTTASSGFSTLTAPSFGAAATTTAAPATGFSFGSTSTGAFGGFGTTTTTAAAPGSTFSFAAPSSTTGGLFGNTQNKGFGFSSGLGAGGAAGTSGFGTGLGTTGLGGFGGFNIQPTQQQGGLFGQQAQQQQGQAQPTQLYQQVTALSAPTLLGDERDSILAKWNQLQAYWGTGKGYYSTSSPPVDFTLENPFCRFKAVGYSCVPVSKDEDGLVVLVLNKKEAEVRAQQQQLVESLHKVLGSNQTLTVNVDGVKSLLSDQTEVIVYVVERSPNGTSKRIPASTLFSYLEQANVKLQLTQLGVAMSVTRTELTPAQRKQLLQSAPAGVDPIIWEQAKVDNPDPEKLIPVPMVSFKELLRRLQIQEQMTKQHQTRVDIISNDISELQKNQATTVAKIAQYKRKLMDLSHRVLQVLIKQEIQRKSGYAIQVDEEHLRVQLDTIQSELNAPTQFKGRLNELMSQIRMQNHFGAVRSEERYSVDADLLREIKQHLKQQQDGLSHLISVIKDDLEDIKLIEHGLSDSVHMRGGILS; translated from the exons CTCTCACGGCTCCCAGCTTCGgagccgccgccaccaccacggCCGCCCCGGCCACCGGGTTCAGCTTCGGCTCCACCAGCACTG GCGCCTTCGGCGGCTTCGGGACCAcgaccaccaccgccgccgcgccgGGCTCCACCTTCAGCTTCGCCGCCCCGTCCAGCACCACAG GAGGATTGTTCGGCAACACGCAGAACAAAGGCTTCGGCTTCTCGTCCGGCCTCGgcgccggcggcgccgccgggaCGTCGGGCTTCGGGACCGGACTGGGAACAACCGGCCTGGGCGGGTTCGGAGGCTTTAACATCCAGCCGACGCAGCAGCAGG gcggCCTGTTCGGCcagcaggcccagcagcagcagggccaggCTCAGCCCACGCAGCTGTACCAGCAGGTGACGGCGCTGTCGGCCCCCACCCTGCTGGGGGACGAGCGGGACTCCATCCTGGCCAAGTGGAACCAGCTGCAGGCCTACTGGGGCACCGGGAAGGGCTACTACAGCACCAGCAGCCCCCCGGTGGACTTCACCCTGGAGAACCCCTTCTGCAGGTTCAAG GCGGTCGGCTACAGCTGCGTCCCCGTGAGCAAGGACGAGGACggcctggtggtcctggtcctcaaCAAGAAGGAGGCGGAGGTGcgggcgcagcagcagcagctggtggagtcGCTGCACAAGGTCCTGGGGAGCAACCAGACGCTCACCGTCAACGTGGACGGCGTCAAGTCCCTGCTGAGCGACCA GACGGAGGTCATCGTCTACGTGGTGGAGCGCTCCCCCAACGGCACGTCCAAGCGGATCCCGGCCAGCACGCTCTTCAGCTACCTGGAGCAGGCCAACGTCAAGCTGCAGCTCACGCAGCTGGGCGTGGCCATGTCCGTCACCCGCACCGAGCTCACGCCCGCGCAGCgcaagcagctgctgcagagcgccccCGCAG GAGTGGATCCCATCATCTGGGAGCAGGCCAAAGTGGACAACCCCGACCCGGAGAA GTTGATCCCCGTGCCGATGGTGAGCTTCAAGGAGCTGCTCCGCCGGCTGCAGATCCAGGAGCAGATGACCAAACAGCACCAGACCCGAGTGGAC ATCATCTCCAACGACATCAGTGAGCTTCAGAAGAACCAGGCGACCACGGTGGCCAAGATCGCCCAGTACAAGAGGAAGCTGATGGACCTGTCCCACCGGGTGCTGCAG GTGCTGATCAAGCAGGAGATCCAGAGGAAGAGCGGCTACGCCATCCAGGTGGACGAGGAGCACCTGAGGGTGCAGCTGGACACCATCCAGTCCGAACTCAACGCCCCCACACAGTTCAAG ggtcGCCTCAACGAGCTGATGTCCCAGATCCGGATGCAGAACCACTTCGGCGCCGTGCGGTCCGAGGAGCGTTACAGCGTGGACGCAGACCTCCTCCGAGAAATCAAGCAG cacctgaagcagcagcaggacggcctGAGCCACCTGATCAGCGTCATCAAAGACGACCTGGAGGACATCAAGCTCATCGAGCACGGGCTGAGCGACAGCGTCCACATGAGAGGAGGCATcctgagctga
- the ppef2b gene encoding serine/threonine-protein phosphatase with EF-hands 2, producing the protein MPAPGADPGLSRPTAMRAALLIQRWYRQYVARLEMRRRCTWNIFQSIEYAGEQDQIKARSNVTEAFCCFFPNCTFWPSSNQGNLISHIFRENDFCRDAEWERYFCCKSIEVPDGYSGPHLSFPMTLCGVSQLVEAFKHKQQLHARYVLQILGETWRLLRILPNINHVSISHTKEITICGDLHGHLEDLLLIFYKNGLPSSEKPYVFNGDFVDRGKDSLEILLILFGFLLVYPNDVHLNRGNHEDHIVNLRYGFTKEVLGKYRMHGKKILKLLQKIFSWLPLATVIDHKVLVVHGGISDTTDLDTVARVDRHKYVSALRPPKLTRHAVNGNHTEATLGRSGEVEGRRRVCSLTHHGSPAAQRHHPPRRSLQNLPFSPQQGWSVEDELRRRRRLAGFDQRYGERKTSDSDSDPESGEGTETDEREWKQIVDLLWSDPMPQNGCIPNEIRGGGCYWGPDVTEEVLRRHNLQLLIRSHECKQDGYEFCHSRRVLTIFSASNYYEVGSNRGAYIRMGPDLVPHFIQYQASSTCRELTLRQSVGWTERSALRALREQLFVHRSDLISAFQELDPNNTGMISLRDWASATESVLKLGLPWRVLRPQLVGSSSRPGVLDYQQWIRELSITEPRLEISNTGILETMYKNHSNLETIFRIIDTDHSGLISFEEFRQTWKLLSSHLRTEISDEVIADLAQSIDFNKDGSIDINEFMEAFRLVDLSAHT; encoded by the exons ATGCCGGCGCCCGGAGCTGACCCCGGCCTGTCCCGACCTACAGCGATGCGAGCCGCCCTGCTGATCCAGCGCTGGTACCGGCAGTACGTGGCCCGGCTGGAGATGAGGCGCCGCTGCACCTGGAACATCTTCCAGTCCATCGAGTACGCCGGAGAGCAGGACCAGATCAAGGCGA GAAGTAATGTTACTGAGgcattctgttgtttttttccaaattgtaCCTTCTGGCCATCTTCCAATCAAGGAAACCTCATATCCCACATCTTTCGTGAGAATGACTTCTGCCGCGACGCTGAATGGGAGAGATATTTTTGCTGCAAGAGCATCGAGGTCCCTGACGGCTACAGCGGCCCTCATCTCAGCTTCCCAATGACGCTCTGCGGGGTCTCGCAGCTGGTTGAGGcttttaaacacaaacaa CAGCTCCATGCTCGATATGTTCTGCAGATTCTTGGAGAGACTTGGAGACTTCTAAGAATCCTCCCGAACATCAATCATGTTTCCATCAGCCACACCAAGGAGATTACTATATGCG GAGACTTGCATGGGCacctggaggacctgctgctgataTTCTATAAG AACGGCTTGCCATCCTCTGAGAAACCATACGTCTTCAATGGAGACTTTGTGGATCGAGGTAAAGACTCGTTAGAGATCCTGCTCATCCTGTTTGGGTTCCTGCTGGTTTATCCCAACGATGTTCATCTGAACCGCGGGAACCACGAGGATCACATTGTCAACCTGAG ATATGGTTTCACTAAAGAGGTTCTGGGGAAGTACCGG ATGCATGGCAAGAAGATCTTGAAGCTTCTCCAGAAGATCTTCAGCTGGCTTCCTCTGGCCACCGTCATCGACCACAAGGTGCTGGTCGTTCACGGCGGGATCTCTGACACCACGGACCTGGACACCGTGGCCAGAGTGGACAGACACAAG TACGTGTCGGCTCTCCGGCCTCCTAAGTTGACCCGCCACGCCGTGAACGGGAACCACACTGAGGCGACGCTCGGCAGGAGCGGAGAGGTGGAAGGTCGGCGTCGGGTCTGCTCCCTCACTCACCACGGCTCCCCTGCAGCCCAGAGACACCACCCCCCTCGACGGTCCCTCCAAAACCTGCCCTTCAGCCCTCAGCAGGGCTGGTCGGTGGAGGACGAGCTCAGGAGGAGGCGCAGGCTGGCCGGATTCGACCAGCGCTACGGAGAAAGGAAGACATCCGACTCCGACTCAGATCCAGAGTCTGGAGAGGGAACAGAGACCGACGAGCGGGAGTGGAAACAG ATCGTAGACTTGCTGTGGAGTGACCCCATGCCCCAAAACGGCTGCATTCCCAACGAGATTCGAGGAGGAGGCTGCTACTGGGGTCCGGACGTGACGGAGGAGGTGCTGAGGAGAcacaacctgcagctcctcattcGCTCCCACGAGTGCAAGCAGGACGGCTACGAGTTCTGCCACAGCCGCAGG GTGCTGACCATCTTCTCGGCATCCAACTACTACGAGGTGGGCAGCAACAGAGGAGCGTACATCCGGATGGGCCCCGATCTGGTGCCGCACTTCATTCAGTACCAGGCCAGCAGCACCTGCAGAGAGCTCACCTTGAGACAAAG CGTGGGCTGGACAGAGCGGTCCGCCCTGCGAGCTCTGAGAGAGCAGCTGTTCGTACACCGGTCAGACCTCATCAGCGCCTTCCAGGAGCTGGATCCTAACAACACAG GGATGATCTCTCTGAGGGACTGGGCCAGTGCCACGGAGTCGGTGCTGAAGCTGGGCCTGCCCTGGAGGGTCTTGCGTCCCCAGCTGgtgggcagcagcagccggccggGCGTGCTGGACTACCAGCAGTGGATCAGGGAGCTGTCCATCACCGAGCCCCGCCTGGAG ATCTCCAACACCGGCATCCTGGAGACCATGTACAAGAACCACTCCAACCTGGAAACCATCTTCCGGATCATAGACACAGACCACTCAG GTCTGATCTCTTTTGAGGAGTTCCGTCAGACCTGGAAACTTCTGAGCTCTCACCTGAGGACGGAGATCAGCGACGAGGTGATCGCAGACCTGGCCCAGAGCATCGACTTCAACAAGGACGGCAGCATCGACATCAACGAGTTCATGGAGGCCTTCAGGCTGGTGGACCTCTCTGCTCACACGTga
- the LOC115383374 gene encoding growth/differentiation factor 6-like, which translates to MSSAFLATAVLLGSSAVMAFVLQPSDVEPAAGRPHRCPGESWQSVRKGLLEALGLRTEPRLAAGALDGVREQWQRTFSSISHRVLNPASPTVSPPSQEAGNSTGPRCCPVTSQVFMKDLGWDTWVIQPPSLTLVQCALCSAAGHTVPCPPPPAGAQEPPPCCQPSSLEMVPVLYMDQFSTLVISSVQLPRSCGCGPGGVQQPGGVQQPGGVQQPGGQ; encoded by the exons ATGTCCTCCGCCTTCCTCGCCACCGCCGTCCTGCTGGGCTCCTCCGCGGTGATGGCCTTCGTCCTGCAGCCCTCCGACGTGGAGCCTGCCGCCGGCCGACCACACAG GTGCCCGGGCGAGTCGTGGCAGTCGGTCAGGAAGGGCCTCCTGGAGGCGCTGGGCCTGCGGACCGAGCCCCGGCTGGCTGCCGGGGCGCTGGACGGCGTCAGGGAGCAGTGGCAGAGGACGTTCAGCAGCATCTCTCACAGAGTCCTCAACCCTGCAT ctccaaccGTTTCCCCGCCGTCACAGGAGGCCGGAAACAGCACCGGCCCGAGGTGCTGCCCTGTGACCTCCCAGGTCTTCATGAAAG ACCTGGGCTGGGACACCTGGGTGATCCAGCCTCCGAGCCTCACCCTGGTGCAGTGCGCTCTGTGCAGCGCCGCCGGCCACACCGTGCCGTGTCCGCCGCCTCCGGCCGGCGCTCAG GAGCCCCCCCCATGCTGCCAGCCCTCCTCCCTGGAGATGGTGCCCGTCCTCTACATGGATCAGTTCAGCACTCTGGTCATCTCGTCGGTGCAGCTGCCTCGCAGCTGTGGCTGTGGACCCGGCGGCGTCCAGCAGCCCGGCGGCGTCCAGCAGCCCGGCGGCGTCCAGCAGCCCGGCGGCCAATAG